One stretch of Candidatus Poribacteria bacterium DNA includes these proteins:
- a CDS encoding MFS transporter: protein MEDCQDNGRSSSDLIVKRMWSRGFIFLCAIVFVVGLVTGPVQMLFPVYAETILKETALFAALLRALPIGLGGISALIGGTLSDRFGRKPAILIGMTGAVVVGGLFTTETPLFIWGILCYEGIASGFKTAGGQTYLISVVPSNRLGVATGLYFINMTVGSAVGSAIAGEVIDRIDYGVFGIGAVVLAGVLFIGACFFLPRLARQPSSNSQRKQGGIWKSTLNIGAYIDLSRRRNMKLLIGLRVFPTYYWGSVNLLMPILIARIAGVKATGYYGAVSLLFAFGCQLAVGRICDAIGHRTPALMANALVTLLAFGVAFFHDSLIALEVFGILGAGAAWGLSTTIPRFINEFTEAHEKGHGVGLTHLAWSTGFLLGYVASGFLINFSVHVPFIVAGIFLIFSTAIAYKLFNDSN, encoded by the coding sequence TTGGAAGACTGCCAGGACAACGGACGCAGCAGTTCAGATTTAATCGTTAAAAGAATGTGGAGCCGCGGTTTTATTTTTCTTTGTGCCATCGTGTTCGTTGTCGGTTTGGTAACAGGACCGGTCCAGATGTTGTTTCCGGTCTACGCGGAGACGATTTTAAAAGAGACCGCACTGTTCGCAGCGTTGTTGCGCGCACTGCCTATCGGGTTAGGTGGGATATCGGCGCTGATAGGAGGAACGCTTAGCGATCGATTTGGGCGGAAACCCGCTATACTCATCGGGATGACAGGGGCAGTCGTCGTAGGTGGGCTTTTCACGACAGAAACGCCGCTGTTCATTTGGGGTATCCTCTGTTACGAAGGTATCGCATCCGGGTTCAAAACCGCGGGCGGTCAAACGTATCTCATTAGTGTTGTGCCGTCAAACCGATTGGGGGTGGCGACAGGACTGTACTTTATCAATATGACCGTTGGGAGTGCAGTCGGGAGTGCTATCGCTGGGGAAGTCATAGATCGTATCGACTATGGTGTTTTCGGGATCGGTGCCGTGGTTTTGGCAGGTGTTCTGTTCATCGGTGCGTGTTTCTTTCTACCGCGATTGGCACGACAGCCGTCTTCTAATAGCCAGCGGAAGCAGGGTGGTATATGGAAATCGACCCTGAATATTGGCGCATATATAGATCTGAGTCGGCGGCGGAACATGAAACTGCTGATCGGTTTACGGGTTTTCCCGACCTATTATTGGGGTTCTGTGAACTTGCTGATGCCGATCTTGATTGCGCGTATCGCTGGCGTGAAGGCGACAGGCTACTATGGAGCGGTGAGTCTGTTGTTTGCTTTCGGGTGTCAATTAGCTGTTGGTAGAATATGTGATGCGATTGGGCACCGCACGCCTGCTCTCATGGCGAATGCGCTTGTTACGCTCCTCGCTTTTGGTGTGGCGTTCTTTCATGATTCTTTAATCGCGTTGGAGGTTTTCGGAATACTTGGTGCAGGCGCGGCGTGGGGCCTTTCAACGACGATCCCTCGGTTCATCAACGAATTCACCGAAGCTCATGAGAAGGGACACGGGGTCGGTCTCACACATTTAGCATGGAGCACCGGATTTCTTCTTGGTTATGTTGCGAGCGGTTTTTTGATTAACTTCTCTGTTCACGTTCCATTTATTGTTGCAGGAATTTTCCTGATTTTTTCAACGGCTATTGCCTATAAACTTTTTAACGATTCAAACTAA